The DNA region CTGAGGAGTTCGGCTTCCTTGAAGGGCTGACCGATGAGTTGGAGGCCGATTGGCAGGCCGCTCTTCGAGAAGCCGCACGGGATGCTCAGACCGGGGAGGCCGGCGAGGTTCACGCCGATCGTGTAGATGTCGCTGAGGTACATCGCGAGCGGGTTGGAGGCTTTTTCGCCTTTTTTGAAGGCGGGCGTCGGGGCGGTCGGTGTGAGAATCACGTCCACTTCCTTGTACGCGTTCAGGAAATCCTGGCGGATGAGCGTACGGACTTTTTGGGCACGCAGGTAATACGCGTCGTAGTAACCGGAGCTGAGCACGTAGGTGCCGAGGATGATGCGGCGTTTCACCTCGGGGCCGAAGCCTTCGGCGCGGGATTTGAAATAGAGCTCGGTGATGTCCTTCGCGTCTTTCGAGCGGTGACCGTAGCGGACGCCGTCGTAGCGGCCTAGATTCGAGGAGCACTCGGCGGTCGCGATGATGTAATAAACGCCGACGCCGTACTCGGTATGCGGGAGGGAGACGTTCTTAATTTCGCAGCCGAGCTTCTCGTAATAGCTGACGGCTTTTTCGACGGCGGCGGCGACTTCGGGGTCGAGGCCTTCGCCGAAATATTCCTTCGGGATGCCGATTTTCCACGGGCCTTTGCGCTTCGAGAGTTCGGCGAGGTAGTCGGGGATTTCGGTTTTGAAGGAGGTCGAATCGAGCGGATCGTAACCGGCGATGGCGCCGAGCGTGATGGCGGCGTCTTCGACGGTGCGTGTGAACGGGCCGATCTGGTCGAGCGATGACGCGAAGGCGATCAGGCCGTAGCGCGAAACGAGGCCGTAGGTGGGCTTGAGGCCGACGACGTTGCAGAGGGCGGCGGGCTGGCGGATTGAGCCTCCGGTGTCGGAGCCGAGCGTGGCGATGGCTTCACCGGCTGCGACGGCGGCGGCGCTGCCGCCTGAGCTGCCGCCGGGAACGCGGTCGAGGTCGTAGGGATTCGACGTCGTGTGGAAGGCAGAGTTTTCCGTGGACGAGCCCATGGCGAACTCGTCGAGGTTGAGACGGCCCCAGCAAACGGCGCCGGCGTTTTTCAGTTTCTTGGTGACGGTGGCGTCGTAGGGAGAAACGAAATTAGCGAGCATCTTGGACGATGCGGTAAGCGGCTGACCTTCGACGGAGATGACGTCTTTGATGCCGATCGGAATGCCGTCGAGCGGTCCCCTCGCCTGCCCGGCGGCGCGGCGTTCGTCGGAAGCGCGAGCCTGTGCGAGCGCGTCAGCTTCGTCGAACGAGTTGAAGGCTTTCACCTTCGGATCGACGGCTTTGGTGCGCGCGACGATGGCCTGCGTGAGCTCGACCGAAGACACCTTTTTCGAGGCGAGCTGATCGGCGAGTTGGGAGATGGGCTGGTAAATGAGTTCGGAAGACATGCTGGGAGGCCACGCTCTCACGAGGCGGCTGCGTGTTATTCGACGACCTTGGGGACGACGACCATGTGGTTGCGTTGGGCGGGCGCGTTTTTGAGCGCGGCCTCGACGGGCAGGCCGGGTTGCGCGACGTCGTCGGCCCAGACGTTGAAGATCGGGAAACCGTGCGCCGTGGGCTCCACGCCGGTGACGTCGACTTTTTTGAGCTGCTCGATGTTGGTGAGGACGTCGTTGAGCTGGGCGGCGAATTTCGTCTTTTCCTCGGGCGTGAGCGCGAGGCGGGCGAGATTCGCGATGTGGTCGATGTTCAGGTCGGAGGCGGCGGACATGGGGATTATTTTCGGATCTGGTAGGGCGTGGATTTGGTGAGCTCGTCCTGGATTTTGTTGAAGGCGGTGTTCACTTCGTCGTCGGTGAGCGTGCGGTCGGCGGCGCGGAAGACGAAGGAGAACGCGAGGCTCTTCTTGCCTTCGGGCAGGCCTTTGCCGCGGTAGACGTCGAAGACGTTCACGCCTTCGAGTGTGAACGCGGTGCCGGTGGCGGCGCGGGCGACTTTGGCGAGGGTCTTTTGGACTTCGGCGGCGGGAAGCGTGTCGTCCACCACGAGCGCAAGGTCGCGCAGTGCGGCGGGGAAAAGGCTGAAGGGTTGATAGCGGCGGCGCGCGGAGGCCGAGGCGAGTTTCTCGGGGAGAATCGCGAACTGGCCGGCGTAGACTTTGCCTTCGACGCCCGCGGTTTTGACGGCGGCGAGATCGAGGAGGCCGAAGCGAGCGGTCCAGCCGTGCTGGATTTCACCGGCGACGGCGGAGTGGCCGGATTGCCAGCCGAAGGCGTTGGCTTCGGTGACTGCGGCGACGGGCTGGCGGGCGAGTTCGATCCCGGCGGGCGCAGTGAGCGTGGCGGTGAGATTTTTCGCGGTGTAGAAATCGGCGGTCTCGCGTTTGAGCCAGGCGCGGTCGCCGGAGTTTTCGGCGATGACGAAGGCGACGGCGACGCATTCGACGAGCTGGCCGTTGCGCTCGAGGAAGACGCGGCCGGTTTCGAAGAGGCGTGAGGCGGAGACGCCGCGGGATTGGTTGAGCTTCAGCGTGTCGAGCAGGCCGGTGATGAGCGTCGGGCGCAGGTGTGATTGGTCTTCGACGAACGGATTCGCGAGGGCGAGTTCGGCGAGCGCGGGTGCGGTGGCGGCGACTTGGAGTTCGCGCGCGGAGCGGAGCGTGTAGTTGACGCACTCGTGGAAGCCCTGACCGACGAGCGCGGTGGCGACTTGGCGGTTGAAGAGCACGACGGCGTCATCGTCACCGACGAGGCCGGGAGCGAGGACGGTGGACGCGGGAATTTTTTCGGTGCCGTAAACGCGCAGCACCTCTTCGACGAGATCGATTGGGCGATCGAGGTCGTCGCGCCAGCTCGGGATCGAAACGGTCCAGGCGGGGCCGCGGGATTCGGTGGGCTCTTCGCGGACGATGGTGAGCTCGAGCGCTTCGAGCGCTGCCTTCATGTCGGCGTCGGGAATGGTGAAGCCGAGTTTCTCGTTGATGAAGCCGGGCGTGACGACAATCTCGCGCTGCCACGGAATGTCGCCGCCGATTTTTTGCGTGGCGCCGGCGACTTTGCCGCCCGCGATTTCGAGGATGAGATCGATGGCGCGGTGGGCGGCTTCCTCGAGCGAGTGCGGATCGACGCCGCGTTCGTAGCGGTACGAGGAGTCGGAGGAGAGCGCGAGTTTCTTTGAGGTCGCGCGGACGGACTGGCGCTTGAAGTACGCGACTTCGAGGACGAGATCCGTGGTCGTGTCATCCACGCCGGAGTTTTGGCCGCCCATGATGCCTGCGATGACGAGCGGTTTCGCAGCGTCGGCGATGACGAGCATGCTGGAGGTCAGCGCGCGCTCTTTGGTGTCGAGTGTGGTGAGTTTTTCGCCGTCGGCGGCGAGACGGACGATGATCTCGGAGCCGGAGATTTTTTTTGCGTCGAAGGCGTGCGTGGGCTGGCCGTACTCGAGGAGAACGAAGTTGGAGATATCGACGACGTTGTTGATCGGGCGGAGGCCGACGGCGCGAAGGCGGTCCTGGAGCCACGCGGGGCTCGGGGCGATTTTCACGCCGGTGATCACGGTCGCGGTGTAGAGCGGGCACTCGGTGGCGGCGGTGACGCGGACCGATTTCAACAAGTCGGCGCGGGCGGCGGTGGCGTGCGCGGACTCGAACTTCACCTCGGGGTATCGGAGTTCTTTTTTGAACCACGCGGAGAGTTCGCGCGCGATGCCGAGGTGGCTCAGGCAGTCGGGACGGTTGGGCGTGATCTCGATATCGAACACGGTGTCGCCGGGCGGGAGAACTTTGTTGATCGGCGTGCCGATCGCGGGGCTGCCGGGAAGGAGGAGCAGTCCTTGGGCGTCCTCGGCGATGGTGAGTTCTTTCGCGGAGCACATCATGCCCTGCGATTCCTGGCCGCGGATTTTCGAGAGTTTGATTTCGAAATTACCGGGCATGATCGCGCCGGGGAGCGCGACGGGAACGCGGTGACCGGCGTCGCAGTTGGGCGCGCCGCAGACGATCGTGCGGACGCCGCCGTGATCGGGGCCGACATCGACGGTGCAGACGGATAGTTTGTCGGCGTTCGGGTGTTTGCCGCGCGTGAGAATTTCGCCGACGACGACGTTCTTGAGTTCGGGCGCGCCGGTGCGGATGACTTGTTCGACTTCGAAGCCGAGGAGCGTGATAGCGCGCGAAATGTCTTCGGCGGAAACGCCCGAGAGATCGACGTAGGATTGGAGCCAGTTGAAGGAAATTTTCATCGGAATGCGCTCAGGCGAACTGCTTCAGGAAGCGGACGTCGTTTTGGTAGAAATAGCGGATGTCATCGATGCCGTACATGAGCATGGCGAGACGCTCGAGACCCATGCCGAAGGCGTATCCGCTCCAAACGGACGAG from Nibricoccus aquaticus includes:
- the gatA gene encoding Asp-tRNA(Asn)/Glu-tRNA(Gln) amidotransferase subunit GatA — translated: MSSELIYQPISQLADQLASKKVSSVELTQAIVARTKAVDPKVKAFNSFDEADALAQARASDERRAAGQARGPLDGIPIGIKDVISVEGQPLTASSKMLANFVSPYDATVTKKLKNAGAVCWGRLNLDEFAMGSSTENSAFHTTSNPYDLDRVPGGSSGGSAAAVAAGEAIATLGSDTGGSIRQPAALCNVVGLKPTYGLVSRYGLIAFASSLDQIGPFTRTVEDAAITLGAIAGYDPLDSTSFKTEIPDYLAELSKRKGPWKIGIPKEYFGEGLDPEVAAAVEKAVSYYEKLGCEIKNVSLPHTEYGVGVYYIIATAECSSNLGRYDGVRYGHRSKDAKDITELYFKSRAEGFGPEVKRRIILGTYVLSSGYYDAYYLRAQKVRTLIRQDFLNAYKEVDVILTPTAPTPAFKKGEKASNPLAMYLSDIYTIGVNLAGLPGLSIPCGFSKSGLPIGLQLIGQPFKEAELLSIAHTYDRAHDWATRHPNL
- the gatC gene encoding Asp-tRNA(Asn)/Glu-tRNA(Gln) amidotransferase subunit GatC; its protein translation is MSAASDLNIDHIANLARLALTPEEKTKFAAQLNDVLTNIEQLKKVDVTGVEPTAHGFPIFNVWADDVAQPGLPVEAALKNAPAQRNHMVVVPKVVE
- the pheT gene encoding phenylalanine--tRNA ligase subunit beta; protein product: MKISFNWLQSYVDLSGVSAEDISRAITLLGFEVEQVIRTGAPELKNVVVGEILTRGKHPNADKLSVCTVDVGPDHGGVRTIVCGAPNCDAGHRVPVALPGAIMPGNFEIKLSKIRGQESQGMMCSAKELTIAEDAQGLLLLPGSPAIGTPINKVLPPGDTVFDIEITPNRPDCLSHLGIARELSAWFKKELRYPEVKFESAHATAARADLLKSVRVTAATECPLYTATVITGVKIAPSPAWLQDRLRAVGLRPINNVVDISNFVLLEYGQPTHAFDAKKISGSEIIVRLAADGEKLTTLDTKERALTSSMLVIADAAKPLVIAGIMGGQNSGVDDTTTDLVLEVAYFKRQSVRATSKKLALSSDSSYRYERGVDPHSLEEAAHRAIDLILEIAGGKVAGATQKIGGDIPWQREIVVTPGFINEKLGFTIPDADMKAALEALELTIVREEPTESRGPAWTVSIPSWRDDLDRPIDLVEEVLRVYGTEKIPASTVLAPGLVGDDDAVVLFNRQVATALVGQGFHECVNYTLRSARELQVAATAPALAELALANPFVEDQSHLRPTLITGLLDTLKLNQSRGVSASRLFETGRVFLERNGQLVECVAVAFVIAENSGDRAWLKRETADFYTAKNLTATLTAPAGIELARQPVAAVTEANAFGWQSGHSAVAGEIQHGWTARFGLLDLAAVKTAGVEGKVYAGQFAILPEKLASASARRRYQPFSLFPAALRDLALVVDDTLPAAEVQKTLAKVARAATGTAFTLEGVNVFDVYRGKGLPEGKKSLAFSFVFRAADRTLTDDEVNTAFNKIQDELTKSTPYQIRK